In the genome of Desulfovibrionales bacterium, the window TACACCAGCCGGAAGGGAGAAGAGTTTGAACTCAACCTTATTGATACGCCGGGGCATGTGGATTTCTCCTATGAGGTGTCGCGGGCTCTGGCCTCCTGTGAAGGGGTGCTCCTTTTGGTAGATGCCTCCCAGGGCGTGGAGGCGCAGACCCTGGCCAATCTCTACGCGGCCATGGAGCACAACCTGGTTATCATTCCGGTGATCAACAAGATCGATCTCCCTTCCGCTGATATAGAGCGAACTAAGGAGCAGATAGAAAACGAGCTGGGACTGGATGCAGATAAGGTTATTCTTTGCTCAGCCAAAGAGGGGATAGGGATTGAAGATGTTCTCGAAGCCATTGTGGAACAGATCCCGCCTCCTTCCGGGAGTAGAGAAAAGCCGCTTTCCGCGCTCATATTCGACGCCCATTACGATCCCTTCCGGGGCGCTGTTATCAACTGCCGGGTGTTTGACGGGGCAATCCGGTCCGGTGATGTTATTCGCTTTATGTCCAATGGAGCCGCGTACAAGGTAGAAGAAGTGGGCATTTCCCGGATTGTCCAGGAACGGAGAAAGGAACTTTCTGCCGGCTCGGTCGGGTATATCATCTCCGGGATAAAGACCGTAGGCGATACCCGGGTTGGGGATACCATCACCCTGGATGCCCATCCGGCTCCCCATCCGCTCCCCGGGTTCAAGGAGGCCAAGCCGGTCGTCTTTTCCTCCATATACCCGATCTCCTCTGATGATTATCCTTCCCTGGTGGATGCGCTGGCCAAGTATAAGCTGAACGACGCTGCTCTGGTGTATGAAAAGGACTCTTCCGCCGCCCTCGGCCAGGGATTTCGCTGTGGCTTTCTGGGCCTGCTCCACCTGGAAATCGTGCAGGAGCGCCTTGAGAGAGAATTTGGTCAGTCTATTATCATGACGGCGCCGAGCGTCCGATACCGGTTTACCTTGGCGGACGATTCCATAATCACGGTCGATAATCCCCAGTATTACCCTGAACCTACCCAGATCAAAAAGGGGGAGGAACCTTTTATCAAGGCGGGCATCCTTATTCCGGAACGTTATGTCGGCGCGGTGATGCAATTATGCAGGGAACGCCGGGGCGTCAATTCCCGCTTCAGCTATCCCACGGCCGGGCGGGTGGAAATCACCTTCGACATGCCTCTCGGTGAGATCGTTTTTGACTTCTACGATAAGCTCAAGACCGTAACGCAG includes:
- the lepA gene encoding translation elongation factor 4, producing the protein MPQIRNFSIIAHIDHGKSTLADRLIQHAGLVSLRDFRDQMLDTMDIERERGITIKSQTVTLPYTSRKGEEFELNLIDTPGHVDFSYEVSRALASCEGVLLLVDASQGVEAQTLANLYAAMEHNLVIIPVINKIDLPSADIERTKEQIENELGLDADKVILCSAKEGIGIEDVLEAIVEQIPPPSGSREKPLSALIFDAHYDPFRGAVINCRVFDGAIRSGDVIRFMSNGAAYKVEEVGISRIVQERRKELSAGSVGYIISGIKTVGDTRVGDTITLDAHPAPHPLPGFKEAKPVVFSSIYPISSDDYPSLVDALAKYKLNDAALVYEKDSSAALGQGFRCGFLGLLHLEIVQERLEREFGQSIIMTAPSVRYRFTLADDSIITVDNPQYYPEPTQIKKGEEPFIKAGILIPERYVGAVMQLCRERRGVNSRFSYPTAGRVEITFDMPLGEIVFDFYDKLKTVTQGYGSFDYEIIDYRESDLVKLDILVNHEKVDALSMIVHRERAREMGVRACERLREEIPRHQFKIAIQGAIGGTIISRSTISAFRKDVTAKCYGGDITRKRKLLEKQKEGKKRMKMVGSVMIPQGAFVAVLKSENE